The Candidatus Abyssobacteria bacterium SURF_5 genomic sequence AGGAAGCGAAGGAAGCCTGGCGGCGCGCGCTCGAGCTTGAGCCGACGATCGAGAGCGCCCGGGAAAATTTGAACAAATACAGCGGCAGTTGAAACGAAGATGAAAAGAGGCCGCCCCGACATCGAAGCGGCCTTTCTTTTTTGTTTCCGGTTTACACGTCGTAATAGAGATAGAACTCGTAAGGATGCGGTCGGAGGCGTACCGCGTCCACTTCATTTTTGCGTTTGTACTCGATCCACGTCCGAATGACGTCCTCGGTAAAGACATCTCCCCTGAACAGGAATTCGCAGTCGTTCTCGAGTGCGTCCAGGGCCACCTCCAAAGAACCCGGCACCGATGGCACTTCTGCCAGTTCCTCGGGCGCCATGTCGTAGATATTCTTGTCAAGCGGTTGGCCGGGATCAATTTTCTTTTGGATTCCATCGAGTCCGGCCATGAGCATTGCGGAAAACGCGAGGTACGGATTACAGGAAGGATCGGGCGGTCGGTACTCGACGCGCTTTGCCTTCGGGCTTGGTGAATACATCGGGATTCGGGCTGCCGCGCTCCTGTTCCGGCTGGAATACGCCAGGTTGACCGGCGCCTCATAGCCGGGAACGAGCCGTTTGAATGAATTGGTGGTCGGATTGGTCAAAGCGGTGAGCGCGGGCGCATGTTTCAAGAGTCCGCCGATGTAATAGAGGGCGAGATCGCTCAAGCCGGCATATTTGTCTCCGGCGAACAGCGGTTTGCCGTCCTTCCATAGGCTCTGATGGCAGTGCATTCCGCTGCCATTGTCGCCGAAAAGCGGCTTGGGCATGAAGGTGACAGTTTTATTGTGCCGGTGGGCGACGTTTTTCACGATGTATTTAAATCTCATCAGCTTGTCGGCCATCATGAGCAGCGTGTCGAATCTGATGTCGATTTCGGCCTGTCCCGCAGTTGCCACTTCATGATGTTCGGCCTCGATCTCCATTCCGCACTGCATCATCAAGAGCGCCATTTCGGCGCGAATATCTTCGAGCGAGTCCGTCGGCGGAACGGGGAAGTATCCTTCCTTATAGCGGGGCTTGTAGCCGAGGTTCGGTCCCTCGTCGCGCCCGCAGTTCCAACTGCCTTCCACGGAATCAATGTAGTAGAAGCCGGACCGCTGGTCCTGGTTGTAGCGGAT encodes the following:
- the glnA gene encoding type I glutamate--ammonia ligase; this encodes MKPNDILRMVQEQNVEMIDLRFMDFPGLMQHFAIPAVKLSESIFEDGVGFDGSSIRGWQAIHESDMLVIPDPATAYIDPFYKAKTLVMQCDIADPITRQRYSRCPRYIAQKAENYLKSTGIADTAFFGPEAEFFIFDDIRYNQDQRSGFYYIDSVEGSWNCGRDEGPNLGYKPRYKEGYFPVPPTDSLEDIRAEMALLMMQCGMEIEAEHHEVATAGQAEIDIRFDTLLMMADKLMRFKYIVKNVAHRHNKTVTFMPKPLFGDNGSGMHCHQSLWKDGKPLFAGDKYAGLSDLALYYIGGLLKHAPALTALTNPTTNSFKRLVPGYEAPVNLAYSSRNRSAAARIPMYSPSPKAKRVEYRPPDPSCNPYLAFSAMLMAGLDGIQKKIDPGQPLDKNIYDMAPEELAEVPSVPGSLEVALDALENDCEFLFRGDVFTEDVIRTWIEYKRKNEVDAVRLRPHPYEFYLYYDV